Proteins encoded in a region of the Mucilaginibacter sabulilitoris genome:
- a CDS encoding sugar phosphate isomerase/epimerase family protein has protein sequence MNYNRRKFIQSAGALALGSIALSGRAGSLLSNVQGGHPIGLQLFTFFDIIDQDVKGTLTKIADLGFKELESAFSKRGGYYGMSPKEFKAMVNDLGMAWTSHHVLGAPFKLPPGAKMPVGADGKPMVIPPMKNLRDNMQQLVDDAAEGGIKYLVCANSPTATLDEIKSTIEVLNKTGEAAKKVGIQFAYHNHDMEFHPVDGKVPYDLLLSETDPQNVKMELDLAWAVKAGKNPVEMFKQHPGRFPLWHVKDLDAGRENILPVGSGTIDFKPIFAAASSAGMQHFFVEHDMPKDALASVTSSIGYLKNTLKV, from the coding sequence ATGAATTACAACAGGAGAAAGTTTATTCAAAGCGCTGGTGCACTGGCGCTTGGCAGCATAGCTTTATCAGGCAGGGCAGGCTCGCTATTAAGCAATGTACAGGGGGGGCACCCGATAGGTTTGCAGCTATTTACATTTTTTGACATCATTGATCAGGATGTGAAGGGGACCTTAACCAAAATAGCAGATCTTGGTTTCAAGGAATTGGAATCGGCATTCAGTAAAAGGGGCGGCTATTACGGAATGAGCCCGAAGGAATTTAAAGCCATGGTGAACGATCTGGGAATGGCCTGGACATCGCACCACGTATTAGGCGCTCCTTTCAAACTTCCTCCCGGGGCAAAGATGCCTGTTGGGGCCGATGGCAAGCCTATGGTGATACCACCAATGAAAAACCTGCGTGATAATATGCAGCAACTGGTTGACGATGCAGCTGAGGGCGGCATTAAATACCTGGTTTGCGCTAATTCACCAACCGCCACGCTGGATGAAATTAAATCAACCATTGAAGTGCTGAACAAGACAGGGGAGGCGGCAAAAAAAGTTGGTATACAGTTCGCCTACCATAATCACGATATGGAATTCCATCCGGTTGACGGCAAAGTACCTTATGATCTGTTGCTAAGTGAAACTGACCCCCAGAATGTAAAAATGGAACTTGATCTGGCTTGGGCAGTTAAAGCCGGTAAAAATCCGGTTGAAATGTTTAAACAGCATCCCGGTCGTTTCCCACTATGGCACGTAAAAGACCTGGACGCCGGCCGGGAAAATATACTGCCCGTTGGGAGCGGTACAATCGACTTTAAACCAATTTTTGCCGCAGCCTCATCAGCAGGCATGCAGCACTTTTTTGTAGAACACGATATGCCAAAAGATGCGCTGGCCAGTGTTACTAGCAGCATTGGCTATCTGAAAAATACATTGAAGGTTTGA
- the eat gene encoding ethanolamine permease, whose translation MAAPPAEQLKRVLKPVHLWAIAVGLVISGEYFGWNLGWAVSGTIGFLIATLVITLMYITFIFSYTELTTSIPHAGGAFAYAYRAMGPIGGLIAGYATLIDFLLASPAIAISLGSYLHFLYPEIPVIQSAMLFNVAFIILNISGVKESATFSVFITVLAVAELLLYMGVVSPHFKMDNYMSNPMPFGWSGVFAALPFAVWFYLAIEGVAMVAEEVKEPKKNIPRGYISALATLVALALGVMILTGGITDWRKLSNLDYPLPEAIGIVLGKANGLTKIFASIGLFGLIASLHGTILASSRQVFAMARSGYLPRGLSNINHRFKTPHWALVAGGAVSFIAIYSGTTAQIIVLSVLGAILMYLMSMLSLFMLRKKEPKLERPFASPFYPFFPATALIISTITLFAIIWFNGWVSLIFLGGLVAVIIIFMLMGKHKIILTDEMMAAPEFTEA comes from the coding sequence ATGGCAGCACCCCCGGCAGAGCAGTTAAAACGAGTATTAAAACCTGTTCATCTGTGGGCTATTGCTGTTGGGTTAGTTATCTCCGGCGAATACTTTGGCTGGAACTTGGGCTGGGCCGTATCAGGTACCATCGGCTTTTTAATCGCTACACTGGTGATCACGTTAATGTATATCACCTTTATATTCAGCTATACAGAACTTACTACCTCTATTCCTCATGCAGGCGGGGCATTTGCCTATGCTTATAGAGCGATGGGTCCAATCGGCGGGTTGATTGCGGGTTATGCCACACTTATTGATTTTTTACTCGCGTCGCCTGCAATAGCTATTTCGCTGGGCAGTTACCTTCATTTTTTATATCCGGAAATTCCTGTTATACAATCGGCTATGTTGTTTAATGTGGCCTTTATCATACTCAATATATCAGGAGTAAAAGAGTCGGCTACATTTTCAGTATTCATTACTGTGCTGGCTGTTGCTGAATTATTGTTATATATGGGCGTTGTATCGCCCCATTTTAAAATGGATAATTACATGAGCAACCCAATGCCCTTCGGTTGGTCGGGTGTATTTGCTGCACTGCCTTTCGCCGTTTGGTTTTATCTGGCTATTGAAGGTGTGGCCATGGTGGCCGAAGAGGTAAAAGAGCCAAAGAAGAATATACCGCGAGGCTATATATCGGCACTGGCAACCCTGGTAGCCTTGGCATTAGGCGTAATGATATTAACCGGCGGCATAACCGACTGGCGCAAGCTCAGCAACCTTGATTACCCCTTGCCGGAGGCTATAGGTATTGTTTTGGGTAAAGCCAACGGATTAACCAAAATATTTGCCAGCATAGGTTTGTTTGGATTAATTGCTTCGTTGCATGGCACCATACTGGCATCGTCAAGGCAGGTATTTGCCATGGCACGCAGCGGCTATTTGCCACGCGGCTTGTCTAATATCAACCATCGCTTTAAAACACCTCATTGGGCCCTGGTTGCAGGCGGAGCAGTTAGTTTTATAGCCATTTATAGTGGCACTACAGCGCAGATCATTGTATTGTCAGTACTTGGGGCTATACTCATGTATTTAATGAGCATGCTGAGCCTGTTTATGCTTAGAAAAAAGGAGCCGAAGTTGGAAAGACCGTTTGCGTCGCCGTTTTACCCATTTTTTCCGGCTACGGCATTAATTATATCAACAATAACTTTATTTGCCATCATTTGGTTTAACGGCTGGGTGAGTTTGATATTTCTTGGAGGGCTTGTGGCTGTGATTATCATATTTATGCTGATGGGAAAACATAAGATAATATTAACTGATGAAATGATGGCCGCACCTGAATTTACTGAAGCATAG
- a CDS encoding ethanolamine ammonia-lyase subunit EutB has protein sequence MSAYKHTIRNKVYKFSDLKTLLGKASPYRSGDELAGLCAESYEERIAAQITLADVPLKTFVNEAIIPYEQDEITRLIVDSHDINSFNLIGHLTVGELRDWLLSDETDTETLISIAAGLTPEMAAAVSKLMRNQDLIAIAKKCEVITSFRNTIGLKGHFSTRLQPNHPTDNVRGVAASIIDGLLHCSGDAVIGINPATDSPAVIGSLLILMDTLRQQFAIPTQTCVLSHITTTLQLVNDGAPVDLCFQSIAGTELANASFGINLSLIEEAYQATLSLNRGTIGSNVMYFETGQGSALSANAHFGVDQQTCEARAYAVTRKFKPLLVNTVVGFIGPEYLYDGKQIIRAALEDHFCGKLLGLPMGVDVCYTNHAEADQDDMDNLLTLLGVAGCNFIMGIPGADDIMLNYQSTSFHDALYLRKVLGYLPAPEFQQWLIKQGIVDDKGNMLPVAASHSLLGVMV, from the coding sequence ATGAGTGCTTACAAACATACCATACGCAACAAGGTTTATAAGTTTTCTGATCTGAAAACTTTACTGGGCAAGGCATCTCCTTATCGGTCGGGAGATGAACTGGCCGGGTTGTGCGCGGAAAGTTATGAAGAGCGTATTGCCGCACAAATTACCCTTGCCGATGTACCCCTGAAAACTTTCGTCAACGAAGCCATTATTCCCTATGAACAGGATGAAATAACCAGATTAATTGTTGATAGCCACGATATTAATAGCTTCAATTTAATAGGCCATTTAACTGTTGGTGAGCTGCGCGATTGGCTGTTAAGTGATGAAACGGACACCGAGACATTAATAAGCATTGCCGCGGGACTTACTCCTGAAATGGCTGCCGCCGTATCAAAACTGATGCGTAACCAGGATTTAATTGCGATTGCTAAAAAGTGTGAAGTAATTACCAGTTTCAGAAATACAATTGGCCTAAAGGGGCATTTCAGCACCCGTTTGCAGCCCAATCACCCAACAGATAATGTCAGAGGCGTTGCTGCAAGTATTATTGACGGTTTGCTGCATTGCAGCGGTGATGCAGTTATCGGCATTAATCCGGCTACTGATAGTCCGGCTGTAATCGGAAGTTTATTAATATTGATGGACACGTTGCGGCAGCAGTTTGCCATACCCACGCAAACTTGTGTATTAAGCCATATCACTACCACATTGCAGCTTGTTAATGATGGCGCTCCGGTTGATCTTTGCTTTCAATCTATTGCAGGAACAGAGCTGGCCAATGCCAGTTTTGGTATCAATCTTAGTTTAATTGAGGAGGCTTACCAGGCTACGCTGTCTTTAAACCGCGGAACCATTGGCAGCAATGTAATGTATTTTGAAACCGGGCAGGGTAGTGCATTGTCTGCTAATGCCCATTTTGGTGTTGATCAGCAAACCTGCGAGGCAAGGGCTTATGCTGTAACCCGTAAGTTTAAACCCTTGCTGGTTAATACGGTAGTGGGCTTTATCGGGCCTGAATATTTATATGACGGTAAGCAAATTATCCGTGCTGCGTTGGAAGACCACTTTTGCGGCAAACTGCTTGGCTTGCCCATGGGTGTTGATGTTTGCTATACCAACCATGCCGAGGCTGATCAGGATGATATGGATAACCTGCTTACCTTGTTGGGTGTTGCCGGGTGCAATTTTATCATGGGGATACCAGGGGCCGACGATATTATGCTTAATTATCAGTCCACCTCATTTCATGATGCGCTATATCTGCGCAAAGTACTTGGTTACCTGCCGGCACCGGAATTTCAGCAATGGCTTATTAAACAGGGTATTGTAGATGATAAAGGGAATATGTTACCTGTGGCAGCTTCACATAGTTTATTAGGCGTTATGGTTTAA
- the eutC gene encoding ethanolamine ammonia-lyase subunit EutC: MKRNIPQEIEPLKALQEFTPARIAIGRVGTSIPLKQSLEFKLAHAHARDAVYSELDINSLTAGLEPFDLPVLHLYSRVIDRRQYLQRPDLGRKLNDDSVELLQDHHTENDIAIIIADGLSATAVNNNTIGLLKVLIPQLSAVHLKLAPLCLVEQGRVAIGDDIGHGLKAKLSLILIGERPGLSSADSLGAYITYKPKPGLTDESRNCVSNVRPGGLSYPKAAKKIFYLISEAFKLQLSGVGLKDNAGLLEG, from the coding sequence ATGAAACGGAATATTCCGCAGGAGATAGAACCACTTAAAGCGCTGCAGGAGTTTACCCCAGCCCGGATAGCTATTGGACGGGTGGGGACAAGTATTCCGCTAAAACAATCACTGGAGTTTAAACTGGCCCATGCCCACGCAAGGGACGCGGTTTATTCAGAATTGGATATCAATAGCTTAACGGCCGGACTTGAACCATTTGATCTGCCGGTACTTCATCTGTATAGCCGGGTTATTGACCGCAGACAATACCTGCAAAGGCCCGACCTTGGCAGAAAATTGAACGACGATTCGGTTGAGTTACTGCAAGATCATCATACAGAAAACGATATTGCCATCATTATTGCTGATGGTCTTTCGGCGACAGCGGTTAACAATAATACGATTGGGTTACTGAAAGTGCTTATTCCGCAGCTATCAGCTGTTCATCTCAAGCTGGCGCCTTTGTGCCTCGTGGAGCAGGGACGGGTAGCTATTGGCGATGATATAGGCCATGGATTAAAAGCAAAATTGTCCCTGATCCTTATTGGGGAACGCCCTGGTTTGAGCTCGGCCGATAGTTTGGGTGCCTATATTACCTATAAGCCAAAACCTGGGCTTACAGACGAGTCGCGTAATTGTGTGTCAAACGTCAGGCCGGGGGGACTATCATACCCCAAAGCCGCCAAAAAGATATTTTATCTTATTAGCGAAGCATTTAAACTTCAGCTATCTGGGGTAGGGCTCAAAGATAATGCTGGATTACTTGAAGGCTAA
- a CDS encoding DUF4251 domain-containing protein — translation MKSLKKISVLIILAFISINVVNAQSTRKEKKAAHVAEIKKMVEAQNYVFKANYVNPMRGTGMALTSDYDLVVAKDTIISFLPYFGRAYTSVPYNPTDGGIKFTATHFTYDSKAGKSGGWTITIKPTGKDKNISNWRDVQTMTLGISPDGYASLQVISTNRDAISFNGTIEKRGK, via the coding sequence ATGAAATCATTAAAGAAAATATCTGTATTAATTATTCTTGCTTTTATAAGCATCAATGTAGTTAACGCGCAAAGCACCCGCAAAGAAAAAAAAGCCGCTCATGTTGCCGAAATTAAAAAAATGGTGGAGGCTCAAAATTATGTATTTAAAGCCAACTACGTTAACCCAATGAGGGGTACTGGCATGGCCTTAACGTCTGATTATGATCTGGTGGTGGCTAAAGATACTATTATCTCCTTTTTGCCTTATTTTGGCAGGGCTTATACATCTGTACCCTATAACCCGACAGATGGCGGCATTAAATTTACAGCTACCCATTTTACGTATGATTCAAAAGCCGGCAAAAGCGGCGGCTGGACAATTACTATAAAACCTACCGGTAAAGACAAAAACATCAGCAACTGGCGCGATGTACAAACCATGACACTTGGTATTTCTCCTGATGGTTATGCGTCTTTACAGGTGATCAGCACTAACCGGGACGCTATTTCATTTAATGGCACCATTGAAAAGCGGGGAAAATAA
- the htpG gene encoding molecular chaperone HtpG, translated as MQEKGSISIHTENIFPIIKKFLYSDNEIFLRELVSNAVDATQKIKRLASLGQYNGELGDLRVEVAFDEEKKTITISDNGLGMTAEEIKKYINQIAFSGATEFMEKFKEAKDANEIIGRFGLGFYSAFMVADKVEIQTLSYQEGAEPAYWVCDGSTEFEIGEGVLEERGTEITLYINSESEEFLSQYKLQEILDKYCKFLPVPIKFGTKTEQEEDGVDEEGKPKYIDVQHDNIINDTNPIWTKAPSELKDQDYLDFYKQLYPFSEDPLFWIHLNVDYPFNLTGVLYFPKLKNDFEISKNKIKLFSRQVFITDEVKDIVPEFLMLLHGVIDSPDIPLNVSRSFLQADSNVKKINSYITKKVADKLAELFKNDRKAYEEKWTDIGLFVKYGMVSEDKFYDKAKDFVLVSNTQKENFTLAEYKDKIEAVQTDKDGQLVYLYTNDPAKQDAFIQSANKKGYDVLVMNSPIDNHFISQLEQKLEKTSLKRVDADVADKLIKKDDAPETVLTEEQSTKVKDIFNKAINKPAYNVHLESLNPNELPVTITMDEFMRRMKDMAAMGGGMGFYGNMPDNYKVIVNGNHKLITRILQEENEDVQAQLSKQAFDLALLSQGLLTGAELTEFVNRSVNLI; from the coding sequence ATGCAAGAAAAAGGCAGCATTTCGATTCACACCGAGAACATTTTTCCGATAATTAAGAAGTTTCTTTACTCTGATAATGAGATATTTCTGCGCGAGCTGGTATCAAACGCGGTAGATGCTACCCAAAAAATTAAACGACTGGCCTCATTAGGCCAATATAACGGTGAACTTGGCGACCTGCGCGTTGAAGTAGCATTTGACGAAGAAAAGAAAACCATCACTATTTCCGATAACGGCCTGGGTATGACCGCCGAAGAAATCAAGAAATACATTAACCAGATAGCGTTTTCGGGCGCTACTGAGTTCATGGAAAAATTCAAGGAAGCCAAAGATGCCAACGAAATTATTGGTCGTTTTGGTTTAGGCTTTTACTCTGCCTTTATGGTGGCCGATAAGGTAGAAATTCAAACCCTGTCATATCAGGAAGGCGCTGAGCCTGCTTACTGGGTATGCGATGGCAGTACCGAGTTTGAAATTGGCGAAGGTGTACTGGAAGAACGTGGTACTGAGATCACCCTATATATTAATAGCGAGTCGGAAGAGTTTTTAAGCCAGTACAAACTACAGGAGATATTAGACAAATACTGTAAGTTTTTACCTGTACCTATTAAATTCGGTACTAAAACTGAACAGGAAGAAGATGGTGTTGATGAAGAAGGAAAGCCTAAATACATTGATGTTCAACACGATAACATCATCAATGATACCAACCCAATCTGGACTAAAGCTCCATCTGAACTAAAAGACCAGGATTATCTTGATTTTTACAAACAGCTTTATCCTTTTAGCGAAGATCCTTTATTCTGGATCCACCTTAATGTTGATTATCCATTCAACTTAACCGGTGTGCTATACTTCCCTAAGCTGAAAAACGACTTTGAAATATCAAAAAACAAGATCAAGTTATTCAGCCGCCAGGTATTTATTACCGACGAGGTAAAAGACATTGTTCCGGAGTTTTTAATGCTGCTGCATGGTGTTATCGATTCGCCGGATATTCCGCTTAACGTATCGCGCAGCTTCTTACAAGCCGACAGCAACGTTAAAAAGATCAACAGCTACATTACCAAAAAGGTAGCTGATAAATTAGCGGAACTGTTTAAAAACGACCGTAAAGCCTATGAAGAAAAATGGACCGATATTGGTTTGTTTGTAAAATACGGCATGGTAAGCGAAGACAAGTTTTATGATAAAGCAAAAGACTTTGTTTTAGTAAGCAATACCCAAAAAGAAAACTTCACCCTGGCCGAATACAAAGACAAGATTGAGGCTGTACAGACCGACAAAGACGGACAATTGGTTTATTTATACACCAATGACCCGGCAAAACAGGATGCCTTTATTCAGTCGGCCAATAAAAAGGGATACGATGTGCTGGTAATGAACTCACCTATTGATAATCACTTTATTAGCCAACTGGAGCAAAAGCTTGAAAAAACATCGTTAAAACGTGTAGATGCTGATGTGGCTGATAAACTGATTAAAAAAGATGATGCTCCTGAAACTGTTTTAACCGAAGAGCAATCAACCAAGGTTAAAGATATTTTTAACAAAGCCATTAACAAACCTGCATATAACGTTCATTTAGAGAGCCTTAACCCTAATGAACTTCCGGTTACTATAACTATGGACGAGTTTATGCGCCGTATGAAAGATATGGCGGCGATGGGTGGCGGCATGGGTTTTTATGGGAATATGCCCGATAATTACAAAGTAATTGTAAACGGAAACCATAAACTCATCACCCGCATATTGCAGGAAGAGAACGAAGATGTACAGGCCCAGCTTTCAAAACAGGCATTTGACCTGGCCCTGCTTTCGCAAGGTTTGTTAACCGGTGCCGAGCTTACCGAATTTGTTAACCGCAGCGTTAATTTGATATAA
- a CDS encoding NADPH-dependent FMN reductase, translated as MEQDIQNQNNSITAISGSLRSGSSNHHILKYLSGLVPADITFNIYDELALIPPFDPGLDNDTPPEAVTRLRGLLTTADAMIICTPEYAFGVPGQLKNMLDWLVSSSTLVEKPVALITASLGGEHAHASLLLTLGALNSNVIDGATLRISFIRSKMDSSGNITDEETKQNLKQVMKVFIETITGLNVKK; from the coding sequence ATGGAACAAGATATTCAAAACCAAAACAATAGTATCACCGCCATTTCCGGCAGCCTGCGTTCCGGCTCATCAAACCATCATATTTTAAAATACCTCTCGGGACTTGTTCCTGCCGATATAACTTTTAACATTTACGACGAACTGGCCCTGATACCCCCATTTGACCCCGGTTTGGATAATGACACGCCCCCGGAGGCGGTAACGCGCCTGCGCGGGCTGTTAACTACTGCCGATGCTATGATCATTTGTACCCCTGAATACGCTTTCGGTGTACCCGGTCAGCTCAAAAACATGCTCGACTGGCTGGTATCAAGCAGTACACTGGTTGAAAAACCGGTAGCGCTTATTACCGCGTCTCTCGGCGGCGAACATGCCCACGCCTCGCTCCTGCTCACACTTGGCGCACTAAACAGTAACGTAATTGATGGTGCCACTTTGAGGATATCTTTCATCCGCTCAAAAATGGATTCGTCGGGCAATATTACCGATGAGGAAACGAAACAAAATTTAAAACAGGTGATGAAAGTTTTTATCGAAACCATTACCGGGTTAAATGTCAAAAAGTAA
- a CDS encoding sensor histidine kinase: MIFNRYEWRLLLRVFLMFLALTSASFVIVKGQPLYLVIFIPLVIYAVIEMIRFQKKAQDEVNQFVESIHYRDFSRHFDVRRAPNELKPLRKGFNDINTTFKLISRERETQYHYLQKILELVDTGILSFEEETGNISWINEAFKNLIGIPYLKTVHSLEKRDPGLYLELTKVKPGDSKIITISRNQQLVKMLITASVMRSDDVLYKLIAFQNVSEALDETESKAWQKLLNVMTHEIMNSVAPISSLADTLKNRLQSPEIANSVQSSELEDLELGIDTIKRRSEGLLKFTESYRSLNKITKLDLDKILVRDLFENLNSLMRPTLEKKNIELEIILRDPTLAIQADINLIEQVMINLLVNAIEAVKDREEPRLILSGELQNNSKTLVKVIDNGLGMPPELLDKIFIPFFSTRKTGSGIGLSLCKQIMLLHKGNIQVQSTEGKGSSFILQFIP, encoded by the coding sequence ATGATATTTAACCGATATGAATGGCGGCTGTTGCTGCGCGTGTTCCTGATGTTCCTGGCATTAACTTCCGCCTCATTTGTTATTGTTAAAGGGCAGCCGTTATACCTGGTTATTTTTATTCCGCTGGTTATTTACGCGGTTATTGAAATGATCCGTTTTCAGAAAAAGGCGCAGGACGAGGTGAACCAGTTTGTGGAATCTATCCATTATCGCGATTTCTCCCGTCATTTTGATGTACGCAGGGCACCAAACGAGTTAAAGCCTTTGCGTAAGGGGTTTAATGATATCAACACCACGTTCAAGCTCATCAGCCGCGAACGCGAAACACAGTACCATTACCTGCAAAAGATACTGGAGCTGGTTGATACCGGTATCTTGTCGTTCGAGGAAGAAACCGGCAACATCAGCTGGATCAATGAGGCCTTTAAAAACCTGATCGGCATACCCTATCTTAAAACGGTCCATTCGCTCGAAAAACGCGATCCGGGCTTATATCTCGAATTAACCAAGGTAAAACCGGGAGATAGCAAGATCATCACCATCAGCCGTAACCAGCAGCTGGTTAAAATGCTGATAACGGCCAGCGTAATGCGCAGCGACGATGTACTGTACAAACTCATCGCGTTCCAGAATGTGAGCGAAGCCCTTGACGAAACAGAATCAAAAGCATGGCAAAAGCTGCTGAACGTAATGACCCACGAGATCATGAACTCTGTGGCCCCTATATCGTCATTGGCAGATACACTGAAAAACCGGCTGCAAAGCCCCGAAATTGCCAACAGCGTACAAAGCAGCGAACTGGAAGACCTTGAACTGGGTATAGATACCATAAAAAGGCGCAGCGAAGGTTTACTGAAATTTACCGAAAGTTACCGCAGCTTAAACAAGATCACCAAGCTGGATCTGGACAAGATACTGGTGCGCGATCTGTTCGAAAACCTCAACAGCCTGATGCGGCCAACACTCGAGAAAAAGAACATAGAGCTGGAAATTATACTGCGCGACCCAACCCTGGCCATCCAGGCCGATATAAACCTCATAGAGCAGGTAATGATAAACCTGTTGGTTAACGCCATTGAGGCCGTTAAAGACCGCGAAGAGCCCCGCCTTATCCTCTCGGGCGAACTGCAGAACAACAGCAAAACCTTAGTTAAGGTTATCGACAACGGCCTGGGCATGCCCCCCGAACTGCTCGACAAGATATTCATACCGTTTTTCAGCACCCGCAAAACAGGCAGCGGCATAGGCCTCAGTCTGTGTAAACAGATCATGCTGCTGCACAAAGGCAATATCCAGGTACAATCAACCGAGGGTAAGGGATCGTCATTTATATTGCAGTTTATACCGTAG
- a CDS encoding sigma-54-dependent transcriptional regulator — MILKKATILIVDDDPDVLTAVKLLLKTEAQEVITEKNPENLNWLLQRNEVDLVLLDMNFNSAINTGNEGLYWLRKVKDWKPNVCVIMITAYGDIDLAVRSLKEGANDFIVKPWHNEKLIATIKELLDKKEGVKTTKTAVKSTAGDTSILGESEVMQDIFYKVNKIAPTDANILLLGENGTGKDLMAKAIHERSLRADKPFIKVDVGALTDTLFESELFGHKKGAFTDAREDRTGRFEDAQGGTLFLDEIGNITLQQQAKLLTVLQNRQVTRLGTNKAVDIDIRLICATNVPMHELANENRFRKDLIYRINTVEINMPPLRKRAEDITILARHFAKQYATKYLKPSVDFDAAALQKLKSYNYPGNVRELQYTIERAVIMADDHILRPDDLIFSILETAPETVLDDDNIQLSTLEKNAILRVIEKHNGNITRAAKELGLTRTALYRRLSKYDI, encoded by the coding sequence ATGATACTTAAAAAGGCAACCATTTTAATTGTTGATGATGACCCGGATGTGCTAACCGCGGTTAAGCTTTTACTAAAAACAGAAGCCCAGGAGGTAATTACTGAAAAAAATCCGGAGAATTTAAATTGGTTACTGCAGCGTAATGAGGTTGACCTTGTTTTGCTCGATATGAACTTTAACAGCGCCATTAATACCGGCAACGAAGGTTTATACTGGCTGCGGAAGGTAAAAGACTGGAAGCCTAATGTTTGTGTGATCATGATAACCGCCTACGGCGATATTGACCTGGCTGTACGGTCACTAAAAGAAGGCGCTAACGATTTCATTGTAAAACCATGGCATAACGAAAAGCTGATTGCCACCATAAAAGAACTTTTAGATAAAAAAGAAGGGGTAAAAACCACCAAAACGGCTGTAAAAAGCACTGCCGGTGATACCTCAATACTGGGCGAATCGGAAGTGATGCAGGATATTTTCTACAAAGTGAATAAAATAGCCCCTACCGATGCCAATATTTTGCTCCTGGGCGAAAACGGCACCGGTAAAGATCTGATGGCCAAAGCCATACATGAGCGCTCATTGCGTGCCGATAAACCTTTTATAAAGGTAGACGTGGGCGCGCTTACCGATACCTTGTTTGAAAGCGAACTGTTCGGTCATAAAAAAGGAGCATTTACCGATGCCCGCGAAGACCGCACCGGCCGTTTTGAAGATGCCCAGGGCGGTACTTTGTTCCTGGACGAAATTGGGAACATTACATTGCAGCAGCAGGCTAAATTACTAACCGTGTTGCAAAACCGGCAGGTAACGCGCCTGGGCACCAATAAGGCTGTTGATATTGACATCAGGCTTATATGCGCCACCAACGTACCTATGCACGAGCTGGCCAATGAAAACCGTTTCCGTAAGGATTTGATATACCGTATTAATACCGTGGAGATCAATATGCCGCCATTGCGCAAACGCGCCGAGGATATAACCATACTGGCCCGGCATTTTGCCAAACAATACGCAACCAAATACCTGAAACCATCGGTTGATTTTGATGCTGCCGCGCTTCAAAAGCTAAAATCATACAATTACCCGGGCAACGTACGCGAGCTGCAATATACCATTGAACGTGCGGTTATCATGGCCGATGACCACATACTGCGCCCCGACGACCTGATATTTTCGATTCTGGAAACAGCACCCGAAACGGTTTTGGACGACGATAATATTCAATTAAGCACCCTGGAGAAGAACGCTATACTCCGGGTTATTGAAAAGCATAATGGTAACATTACCCGGGCCGCTAAAGAATTGGGCCTAACCCGTACAGCTTTGTACCGCAGATTGAGCAAATATGATATTTAA